The genomic interval ATGCTGGCGGCGGCCCTCGACCAGGCCCGCGCGGAGATCATCTCCGGGGCCGTGGAGGCCGAGGCCGACAACCCCGCCGCCGAACTGCTCGCGCGCTGGCTGGAGGCGCGGCTGAAGGTGAAGATCGACCGCGTGGTCAGCGACGGTCCGGTCGTCACGGCCGTCCGCCTGGGCACCGCGAACGGCGAGGTCGTCATCGACCGTCCCGAGGGCCCGCTGGCCACGCTGTCCCTGCCGGGCCAGCCGTCGCGCACCCTCGCGCTGAAGGTCCGCTCCACCTCCGAACTCATCGCCGAGGAGCTCCGCCGCCTCGACGCCGACGAGATGTACGCCGTGGCCCTGCGGGGCGAGGGGGGGTCCGATGGATCCGGCCGGTCCTGAGGGGCCGTACCTCCCGGTGACCGGCGACGCCGCGGGGGGTACTCCCCGCGGGGCAGTGCGTGCCGGGCCCCGTCCCGCCGGAAAGATCCATCAGACGCCCCCTCCGGGCACCAAGGAGATCCCTGTTCATGTCTGACTCCCCTCTTCTGACGCGTCGCCCCGAGTGGACGGCCCTGGAGGACCACCGAGCCGAGCAGCACGCGCATCTGCGTGAGCTGTTCGCCGAGGACCCGGGGCGCGCGGAGCGCTACGTGGTGCGCGTCGGCGATCTGCGCATCGACTACTCCAAGCACCTGATCACCGACGAGACCCTGGCCCTGCTTCAGGAACTGGCCGGCGCCACCGACGTGTTCGGACTCCGCGACGCCATGTTCCGGGGCGAGCGGATCAACCTCACCGAGGACCGGGCGGTCCTGCACACCGCGCTGCGGGCCCCGGCGGGCGCGGTGGTCGAGGTCGACGGCGAGAACGTCGTGCCCCGCGTGCACGCCGTCCTCGACAAGATGAGCGACTTCGCGAACCGGGTCCGCTCCGGTGAGTGGACCGGCCACACCGGCAAGCGGATCAAGAACGTCGTCAACATCGGCATCGGCGGCTCCGACCTCGGCCCCGCGATGGCGTACGAGGCCCTGCGGGCCTACACGGCACGGGAGTTGACCTTCCGATTCGTGTCCAACGTGGACGGCGCCGACCTGCACGAGGCGGTACGGGACCTGGACCCGGCGGAGACCCTGTTCATCGTCGCGTCCAAGACGTTCACCACGATCGAGACGATCACGAACGCCACCTCGGCCCGCACCTGGCTGCTCGACGGCCCCGCCGGACTCCACGACGACAAGGCCGTCGCCAGGCACTTCGTCGCCCTGTCGACGAACGCCGAGAAGGTCACGGACTTCGGCATCGACCCGGACAACATGTTCGAGTTCTGGGACTGGGTCGGCGGCCGCTACTCCTACGACTCGGCGATCGGCCTCTCCCTGATGATC from Streptomyces sp. CC0208 carries:
- the pgi gene encoding glucose-6-phosphate isomerase, producing MSDSPLLTRRPEWTALEDHRAEQHAHLRELFAEDPGRAERYVVRVGDLRIDYSKHLITDETLALLQELAGATDVFGLRDAMFRGERINLTEDRAVLHTALRAPAGAVVEVDGENVVPRVHAVLDKMSDFANRVRSGEWTGHTGKRIKNVVNIGIGGSDLGPAMAYEALRAYTARELTFRFVSNVDGADLHEAVRDLDPAETLFIVASKTFTTIETITNATSARTWLLDGPAGLHDDKAVARHFVALSTNAEKVTDFGIDPDNMFEFWDWVGGRYSYDSAIGLSLMIAIGPDHFREMLDGFRIVDEHFQNAPAEANAPLILGLLGVWYGNFHGAQSHAVLPYSHYLSKFTAYLQQLDMESNGKSVDRDGNPVEWQTGPVVWGTPGTNGQHAYYQLIHQGTKLIPADLIGFARPIDELSDELKAQHDLLMANLFAQGQALAFGKTAEEVRAEGVAEEQVAHRTFQGNHPTTTILARALTPSVLGQLVALYEHKVFVQGAIWNIDSFDQWGVELGKVLAKRVEPALTEGAEVPGLDPSTTALVAAYRELKEVL